GCCACCCACCATAACTCCGATGGCCCGGGAATTGGCAATGGCATCTTCATAGGCTAGGGTGCCAGGAAAAAGGTTTTGCACCTCCCTGGGTGTTACGGTGATGCCAGTATAAGTTCCAATGATACCAAAGATGCCAAAAATAACCCCTAGATATAGTTTTCCCTTCAGCGTGGGCCTATTCTCTAACAGGGATCGAAACCCTTGCCAGCGGGTAAATAAAAAAGCAATGGCCACAATAAAGCCCATGCGCTGGGCCATTGAAATCAGTAAAGACCAAGCCAGTTGCCGCACCTCCTAAGGGGGTCAGACCCCCGTAAAAAATGTCGAATCTTCTGTTCCCGGGTTATCCTTATCATTCCCCCGTTTTACTTAATCTCTGGTTTTTCTGCCATCCCCGTTAATAGAAATAACGGAGCCAAGAAATTTGGGTTCTGGTTTAAGAAAATAAACATTTAATTTTTTTATATTCATAATACCACCTATGTCTTACACTATTATTGTTTGGCTTCCCCCTTTATTTGAGTAGCCTTTAAATAAACTGTTATTTTTTCATCTATAACCACCAAATAGGATTTCAAAAGGTAGTGATTACCGTTGGCTTCTATCTCACGATTGTCAACAACACCAGGAATCCAAAGGGTATCAAGACCCTCCACTTCCTGACCCATTAGAGGAGCCAGCCAGGTTTTAACCTTTTCATTGGCTTCCAATCTTACACTGAGCTCATCAAAATCTGTTAATCCTTCACGGGAGGCCATAATAATAAAGGTTTCTATATTGGTTATGGTCTTCTTCTTCTTTTTCTGTGTACTCTCTTTTATTCTAAGCAACTCCGTTTGAGTATCTGTCAACTGATCCCGCAGGGTCATGTTGGCCAAGGTCAGGTGATCCACCTGTTTACCAATAATCACATTGGTTCCTGCGGCTCCCAAGAGAACCCCCAGCACTAGTAGAGCTAGTCCCTTAAAAAAAGCTACTTTCATTTGGATTGACCCCCACATAGGGCTAGAATCAGATAATACCCAGCTTGTGTCCCCGCCAGGGCACTAACAATATAAAAAACTTGTTTTATGACCGCCCGTACCTCACCATTAAAGAGACCGCTTTCAAAGACTTCAAAGGTAGAAAAGGTCCCACCAATGGCCGCCGCAATGGCCCATATTTTCATATCCCGGGACAACTTTAGCATAACTCCCAGGGATGGCTCCCTCACCAAAACAGCTGCCAGAGAACCAATTAGTACCGACCCCAGCATAATACCAAGCGCCGTGAAAAAAATTAATATCACTTTATGTTCAAAGGTCTCCATCTCATCACCCCTAAATAGGACAATCTCTTAATCCTTATTTACGGAGTGAAAAAAATATGCGGCATACAATACAAATTCTATAGCCGCCTTAGGCTATGGTATCGCCAAGGTTTCACCCACCTTTCAAAGACTACTTGCCCCTTTGTCCTGCAGGGTCCCCTGGCAGTTCCTTGGTTATGGCCTTTAAGCCTTTTCCAATCAAGGAATTCTCCTGATTATAATAAGTTTTCTTGAGAACATACCAAAGGGTGGCAATGCCGGTAAAATCCTTAACCAAATCAAATACTGACGCCGAACGGGAGGGAATAAAGGATTGATGTAATTCATCCAGCAAGGCATAAAACACCGCCACAAATATAGCCCGGCGATTTCCCTGCGGGCTTAACTCACCCCTTGAAAGCATGGCCAGCACCAATAACCCGTATAATATGGCAAACTCCACCAGGTGCAAGCTTTCCTTAATGATGGAGTCATAAAGGCCCAAATCTACTACGGAATTACTGGACTGACTGGATAGGTACCAAATAAAGGCCATATAAGCAAAGGGCAATAACTGTAGGACAACCCGTAAAATACGTTTCCAAATTCGCATATGCAAGTCTCCTCAAAGGCATTTTAATACATTATTTCTCTAAGATCAAAAAAAGACCTTCCCAAATCTTTCTGGGAAAGGTCCATATTGACCTGCCCTTGCTTTCTTCGATACAATTACCATTATATATATACATATCTATATCTATGGGGAGTGTTAACTTTTGGCTAAAGCAAAAACACAAGAGACCATTCTAACTGTTTCCGGCTATGAGGTGGATAAAGACCTGATACGGGTGCCCATAAAAGTATCCCCCTCACTGCAGGCCCTCATTGCCAATCAATTAGAATTAATGGAAATTGTTGAAAAAAACCACTCGGACTACCATATTTTTATTGAACAACACCGCATGGAACTGCTACAAATTGAACAAGAAATATCCTATGCCTATACAAACTATATGAAAAAAAAGGAAAAAGCCCGGGAGAAAAGAGAACAGAAGAAAGCTACTCTGGCTGTGGAACCACCAAAATCTGAAGAAGAGTTCCCCTTTATAGAAGGATCTGTCAGTGCGGATACTCATCCGGCTTCCCCAGAGGAGCTTCCCTGGGATGATTCCCCCGGTCACAGTTTTCAAGAAAAAAACGATTATGATATTGGCTATCGGGACGAGAAACCCGTACCCTCTCTGGATGAAATGGCAGACAGAATGAGTCCTGGCCTCCCCTCTGCTAAATATGAACCAAGGACCGCACCAGTGGAAACAAAACCCGACATTGATGTAAGACGAGTGGCCATTGGTGCTGCGATCAAAAGCCTTCGCAGCTTCCTGGGC
This genomic interval from Desulforamulus reducens MI-1 contains the following:
- a CDS encoding YtrH family sporulation protein translates to METFEHKVILIFFTALGIMLGSVLIGSLAAVLVREPSLGVMLKLSRDMKIWAIAAAIGGTFSTFEVFESGLFNGEVRAVIKQVFYIVSALAGTQAGYYLILALCGGQSK
- a CDS encoding VanZ family protein, whose translation is MRIWKRILRVVLQLLPFAYMAFIWYLSSQSSNSVVDLGLYDSIIKESLHLVEFAILYGLLVLAMLSRGELSPQGNRRAIFVAVFYALLDELHQSFIPSRSASVFDLVKDFTGIATLWYVLKKTYYNQENSLIGKGLKAITKELPGDPAGQRGK